The following are encoded in a window of Mycobacterium vicinigordonae genomic DNA:
- a CDS encoding 3-oxoacyl-ACP synthase III family protein, producing the protein MTKHWLVMEPDGRGAPAPHVARVAGAGRYLPETRLTTADLMARTSHHTHIDLERLTGIRERRVATGDEDSYNLALSAALNCLGTAQQDPASLDVVISCSITKFQGGLTQWLEPTMSGAIARGIGAHCAMTFDVSNACAGMLTGVTILNNWIRQGFVERGLVVSGEYISQLSDNAARHIRNIMSKELACLTLGDAGAALLLERAPAGSAGIALAGFTTVADYSRLCLAYPQGRDPGARMFTNSRGIQKAAISNTPLLLHEVLDAVGISVHDIDHVITHQTSARAIRKGMTRLTEEFGESPRHDAVITVDRYGNTASTTHTVALVEELEAGHIAPGERIALLSLASGLEIGVVLVTLDEDLVKRYGHSD; encoded by the coding sequence ATGACTAAACACTGGCTGGTGATGGAACCCGACGGGCGGGGCGCACCGGCACCCCACGTCGCCCGAGTGGCCGGCGCCGGCCGGTATCTTCCCGAAACCCGGCTCACCACTGCCGATTTGATGGCCAGGACCAGCCATCACACTCACATCGATCTTGAGCGGCTGACCGGCATCCGCGAACGCCGAGTCGCAACCGGCGACGAGGACTCTTACAACTTGGCGCTGTCGGCCGCCCTGAACTGCCTGGGCACGGCGCAACAGGACCCGGCTTCTCTCGACGTGGTAATCAGTTGCAGTATCACGAAGTTCCAGGGCGGCCTCACCCAGTGGCTGGAACCGACGATGAGTGGCGCGATCGCCCGCGGGATCGGCGCGCACTGCGCGATGACCTTCGACGTATCCAACGCGTGCGCCGGAATGCTTACCGGCGTAACGATTCTGAACAACTGGATCCGCCAGGGCTTCGTCGAGCGGGGGCTGGTAGTCAGTGGCGAGTACATCTCGCAACTTAGCGATAACGCCGCGCGCCATATTCGCAACATCATGAGCAAGGAGTTAGCTTGCCTGACTCTAGGCGATGCCGGCGCCGCGCTGCTGCTGGAACGGGCACCGGCCGGTTCGGCGGGAATCGCGCTCGCCGGATTCACCACCGTCGCCGACTACAGCCGACTGTGCCTGGCCTATCCGCAAGGCCGCGATCCGGGTGCGCGCATGTTCACCAACTCCCGCGGAATCCAGAAGGCCGCGATCTCCAACACGCCGCTGTTGCTGCACGAAGTTCTTGATGCCGTCGGTATTTCGGTTCATGACATCGACCACGTGATCACGCATCAGACTTCGGCCCGGGCGATCCGCAAAGGGATGACGCGCTTAACCGAGGAATTCGGCGAGAGCCCACGACACGACGCTGTGATTACTGTCGACCGGTACGGCAACACGGCGTCGACGACGCACACAGTGGCCCTCGTGGAGGAACTCGAAGCGGGGCACATCGCCCCGGGGGAGCGGATCGCATTGCTGTCGTTGGCTTCCGGACTGGAGATCGGTGTGGTGTTGGTGACTTTGGACGAGGATCTGGTGAAGCGCTATGGGCACAGTGATTGA
- a CDS encoding nucleoside monophosphate kinase: MAALPFIELHETHTGVVVLAGDRAYKAKKPVLTDFLDFRTTEQREHACRREVELNSRLSPHSYLGIARLSDPAGGPDEPVIVMRRYGDDDRLATKVTRGENIESILDTIARVLARFHERAERGPAISAQGGVAAIDRRWSDNITELKRFASEHDSPILPESVDRVGQLAEQYLAGRTALIDRRVDEAAIIDGHGDLLAADIFWTGGQPEILDCLEFDDQLRYVDRIDDAAFLAMDLEFLGRKDLGDYFLNCYRSYAADTAPPSLRDFYIAYRAGVRAKVDCVRLTQGHRASGADAARHLAIAAEHLRDGAVRLALVGGNPGTGKSTVARNLAQGVGARVISTDDVRRELRESGAITGESGILNEGLYSPDNIAVVYTEAMRRAHNLLSHGQSVILDGTWGNPQYRAAANALARQTHSVLVEIVCSAAVDVAAERIQTRQPGTSEVTAPIAGAMAARRNGWGTAHIVDTSGTVERARQAAQEVWHQAV; this comes from the coding sequence ATGGCTGCACTGCCCTTCATCGAACTCCACGAAACCCACACGGGTGTGGTGGTTCTGGCCGGCGACCGAGCGTACAAGGCCAAGAAGCCGGTGCTGACCGACTTCCTGGATTTCCGGACCACCGAGCAGCGTGAGCATGCTTGCCGGCGGGAAGTCGAACTGAACAGTCGCCTGTCCCCGCACAGCTACCTCGGGATCGCGCGGCTGTCCGATCCGGCCGGCGGTCCCGACGAACCGGTCATCGTCATGCGGCGATACGGCGACGACGACCGCTTGGCGACCAAGGTCACGCGCGGAGAAAACATCGAATCGATACTCGACACGATCGCCCGGGTGCTGGCCCGCTTCCACGAGCGTGCCGAGCGCGGGCCGGCGATCAGTGCTCAAGGGGGAGTCGCGGCGATCGACCGGCGTTGGTCCGACAACATCACCGAACTTAAACGCTTTGCCTCCGAGCATGATTCACCAATACTGCCTGAGTCAGTGGATCGGGTGGGGCAGCTGGCCGAACAATACCTCGCCGGCCGCACCGCGCTGATCGACCGCCGGGTCGACGAAGCCGCCATAATCGACGGGCACGGCGATCTGCTGGCCGCCGACATCTTCTGGACCGGCGGCCAACCGGAGATCTTGGACTGCCTGGAGTTCGACGACCAACTGCGCTACGTCGACAGAATCGACGACGCCGCATTTCTGGCGATGGACCTGGAGTTCTTGGGCCGTAAAGATCTTGGGGATTATTTCTTGAACTGCTACCGGTCTTATGCCGCAGACACCGCGCCGCCGTCGCTGCGGGATTTCTACATCGCCTACCGTGCCGGGGTTCGCGCCAAGGTCGACTGCGTGCGTCTCACGCAGGGCCACCGGGCATCCGGCGCCGACGCGGCCCGCCACCTCGCGATAGCAGCGGAACACCTGCGTGACGGCGCGGTCCGGTTGGCCCTGGTGGGCGGGAACCCGGGCACCGGGAAGTCGACGGTGGCACGCAACCTTGCCCAGGGCGTCGGAGCGCGGGTCATCTCCACCGACGACGTGCGCCGCGAGCTGCGCGAGTCGGGTGCGATCACCGGCGAGTCGGGGATTCTGAACGAAGGCCTGTACAGCCCGGACAATATTGCGGTCGTCTACACCGAGGCGATGCGCCGCGCGCACAACCTGCTGAGCCACGGGCAGTCGGTGATCCTGGACGGCACCTGGGGCAACCCACAGTATCGGGCCGCCGCCAATGCACTCGCCAGGCAGACGCATTCGGTATTGGTCGAAATCGTTTGCAGCGCAGCGGTGGACGTTGCCGCCGAACGCATCCAGACCAGGCAGCCGGGCACATCGGAAGTGACCGCGCCGATCGCGGGTGCGATGGCGGCACGCCGCAACGGTTGGGGCACGGCGCACATCGTGGACACCTCGGGAACGGTGGAGCGGGCACGCCAGGCGGCTCAAGAAGTTTGGCACCAAGCGGTCTAG
- a CDS encoding 3-oxoacyl-ACP synthase translates to MGTVIDRVDIARPRLRGRHSSLHLAVAAANSCLRHAGCDPAELDLVVNAGIYRDRNLGEPALAALIQDDIGANPEDPHAGAHGTFSFDIANGSCGVLTALQIVDGFLRSRAIERALVVASDADPGHGMSERFPFSPTGAALLCGWRDDVYGLGPASWVNADDVPDQAESFAATVGFADGRNVLRFGQSPEMDEHFAGAAAQAARDCLTAESLGLTELDRIVAAPARPGFRTALAKHLAVPVDMIAVAGDHRMHTAALAAAYDELLPHLWPGARVLFVAAGAGVTAGAALYRRPPDVADVADVHLTCGSYSSS, encoded by the coding sequence ATGGGCACAGTGATTGATCGCGTCGACATCGCCCGGCCCCGACTGCGCGGTCGGCACAGCTCGTTGCATCTCGCCGTGGCGGCGGCCAACAGTTGCCTGCGCCATGCCGGATGCGATCCCGCCGAGCTGGACCTGGTGGTCAACGCCGGGATCTACCGCGACCGCAACCTGGGCGAACCCGCGCTTGCCGCGCTGATCCAGGACGACATCGGCGCCAACCCGGAAGACCCGCACGCCGGCGCCCACGGAACCTTCTCCTTCGACATCGCCAACGGTTCCTGCGGAGTGCTGACCGCGCTACAGATCGTGGATGGTTTCCTGCGCAGCCGGGCCATCGAGCGTGCCCTGGTGGTGGCCAGCGACGCCGACCCCGGTCACGGGATGAGTGAGCGTTTTCCGTTCTCGCCGACCGGCGCCGCCCTGTTGTGCGGCTGGCGAGACGACGTATACGGCTTGGGCCCGGCCTCCTGGGTGAATGCGGACGACGTGCCCGATCAGGCCGAATCATTTGCTGCCACAGTCGGATTTGCCGACGGCCGCAATGTGCTGCGCTTTGGGCAATCACCGGAGATGGACGAGCATTTCGCCGGGGCCGCCGCGCAGGCGGCGCGGGACTGCCTTACCGCCGAGTCGCTGGGGCTCACTGAACTGGACCGGATTGTCGCTGCGCCCGCGCGGCCCGGCTTCCGCACGGCGCTGGCCAAACACCTCGCGGTCCCGGTGGACATGATCGCCGTGGCCGGGGATCACCGCATGCACACCGCTGCCCTGGCAGCGGCCTACGACGAACTGCTGCCACATCTTTGGCCCGGAGCGCGGGTCCTGTTCGTCGCCGCCGGCGCGGGCGTGACCGCGGGCGCCGCCCTTTACCGCCGGCCGCCGGATGTCGCAGACGTGGCTGACGTTCACCTAACGTGCGGCTCATATTCATCGAGTTGA
- a CDS encoding universal stress protein — translation MNTSVQGRGLVVGVDGSAPSNAAVAWAAREASLRNVPLRLVHMFKSYVATFPQIPMAGGAAIWQEDDGRLILEDAVKLAKESAASPIEITHAVKVSPPVPTLVELSDDADLVVVGSNGRGLVGRVLLGSVSSGVLRSARCPVAVVRDDAPAVGQDAPVVVGIDGSEASELATAIAFDEASRHGVDLKAVHAWSDAEVLDFTGIDWDALQTEAEQILAERLAGWQERYPDVTVHRIVVRDRPARELIEQAKSAQLLVVGSHGRGAIGKLLGSVSNAVVHSVHTPIIVARPS, via the coding sequence ATGAACACATCTGTGCAGGGTCGCGGTCTGGTGGTTGGAGTCGACGGCTCCGCTCCGTCGAACGCTGCAGTCGCTTGGGCGGCGCGGGAGGCGTCTTTGCGTAACGTGCCGTTGCGGCTGGTCCACATGTTCAAGAGCTACGTGGCGACCTTCCCGCAAATACCCATGGCCGGTGGAGCGGCGATCTGGCAGGAGGACGACGGACGTCTGATCCTCGAGGACGCTGTCAAGCTGGCCAAAGAGTCGGCGGCCAGCCCGATTGAGATCACTCACGCGGTCAAGGTCTCACCGCCGGTCCCGACTCTGGTGGAACTGTCCGACGACGCGGATCTGGTGGTTGTCGGCAGTAACGGGCGCGGCTTGGTCGGCAGGGTTTTGCTGGGTTCAGTGAGTTCGGGTGTATTGCGAAGCGCGCGTTGTCCTGTCGCGGTTGTGCGCGACGACGCCCCCGCAGTCGGCCAGGACGCGCCGGTGGTGGTGGGCATCGACGGGTCCGAAGCTTCTGAGCTGGCCACCGCGATCGCGTTCGACGAAGCTTCGCGCCACGGCGTCGATCTGAAGGCGGTGCACGCATGGAGTGATGCTGAGGTGCTTGATTTCACCGGCATCGACTGGGACGCACTGCAAACCGAAGCGGAACAGATCCTGGCCGAGCGGCTGGCCGGGTGGCAGGAACGCTACCCCGATGTCACCGTGCATCGAATCGTGGTGCGGGACCGGCCGGCGCGCGAGCTGATCGAGCAGGCGAAGTCGGCTCAATTGCTGGTGGTCGGCAGTCACGGCCGCGGGGCGATTGGCAAACTGCTGGGCTCGGTCAGCAATGCCGTCGTGCACTCCGTGCACACGCCGATCATCGTGGCGCGGCCGTCGTAG
- a CDS encoding Acg family FMN-binding oxidoreductase, which produces MSAAVPDRGVIEYAVGLASRAPSLHNSQPWRWVGRAETLELWADPRMAMPGTDHSGRELTLSCGAALDHLRVALAAVGWHTRTERLADPHEPELLATLTFDPAASPSLPAQRLAEAIGRRRTDRLPYAAPTPWRPLAAALCDLVVPYQVCLDVIADDQRPRLAEVSRLTETLRRYDTTYLTELRWWTSPFDSDSTRVPDSSLVSTAEAARVDIARAFPPAGGGHRRSGIDHDHSKILALSTAGDDTMDVLRCGEALSAVLLECTASGLATCTLTHLTELEQSRDIIAEMTGSHARPQLLIRVGKSPAHEQHAEATARRPVADILEFAE; this is translated from the coding sequence ATGTCTGCGGCAGTACCCGATCGTGGGGTCATCGAGTATGCGGTAGGGCTGGCCAGCCGGGCACCCTCGCTGCACAACAGCCAGCCCTGGCGTTGGGTGGGCCGTGCTGAGACGTTGGAGTTATGGGCCGATCCGCGGATGGCGATGCCCGGAACCGATCACAGCGGGCGCGAACTGACATTGAGCTGCGGGGCGGCCCTCGACCACCTTCGGGTCGCCCTGGCGGCCGTCGGCTGGCACACCCGCACCGAGCGGCTGGCCGACCCGCATGAGCCCGAGCTGCTGGCGACCCTGACGTTCGATCCTGCGGCGTCGCCCTCACTACCCGCTCAGCGCCTGGCGGAGGCCATCGGGCGGCGTCGCACCGACCGGTTGCCCTATGCCGCGCCCACTCCTTGGCGGCCACTGGCCGCAGCCCTGTGCGACCTGGTGGTGCCATACCAGGTGTGCTTGGATGTGATCGCCGACGACCAGCGCCCCCGGTTGGCCGAGGTCTCCCGTCTCACTGAAACCCTGCGTCGCTACGACACCACCTATCTAACCGAATTACGTTGGTGGACATCTCCGTTCGACTCCGACAGCACCCGGGTGCCGGACAGTTCGCTGGTGTCCACGGCGGAGGCCGCCCGGGTCGACATCGCGCGCGCGTTCCCGCCGGCCGGTGGCGGCCACCGTCGTTCCGGGATCGACCACGACCACTCCAAGATCCTGGCGCTGTCGACGGCCGGGGATGACACCATGGACGTGTTGCGTTGCGGGGAAGCGCTTTCGGCGGTGTTGCTCGAATGCACCGCGTCCGGCCTGGCAACCTGCACACTGACGCATCTGACCGAACTGGAGCAAAGCCGCGACATCATCGCCGAGATGACCGGCAGCCACGCCCGGCCGCAATTGCTGATCCGCGTGGGCAAGTCGCCGGCGCACGAACAACACGCCGAAGCCACCGCCCGCCGCCCGGTCGCCGACATCCTCGAATTCGCCGAATGA
- the ppsA gene encoding phosphoenolpyruvate synthase — MSTSTGLASYVADIAALSLDNAEEAGGKGANMGELVAAGLPVPPGFVLLRDSYQASMRAGGVDAELGALHREALDQVDNGTRLAELCQRMQSLVTKAGVTDEVRERLVAAYRALGSNCVVAVRSSATGEDGKDASFAGMNKTLTNVTGEEALVDAVIRCWASLFSPRVISYRASRGFLADPAMAVVVQQMVASEKSGVGFTSDPSTGERGHVVIEGALGLGEVVVSGKVQPDTYVVDKETLEVLDVKIGHQDFKIERGPDGNDAIVQLGDAQADARVLDDDELRGVAKLAIATEKHHGCPQDVEWAIADGKTWLVQCRPITTLGDENDPKTGVLVRGLAAAPGSASGKVRVLRTPQEGNRLLDNEILVAPMTNPDWLPAIRRAAALVTETGGMTCHAAIVARELRVPCVVGARKATTVLHDGQTVTVDGSSGDVSAGAAATPQAHAVRAEQPPVSVASTETTGTKIYVNLAIPDTAEAVAAQDVDGVGLLRAEFLLTQALSGRHPRDLIAHGEQAQLVDAMVASIGRIAAAFGHRPVVYRATDFRSNEFRGLRGGEEYEPVEHNPMIGYRGCYRYVKDPDLFALELQALARVREQHPNVHLMIPFVRTKWELEACLALVDASPLGAQRGLHRWVMAEVPSVTFWLPEYIGLGVDGVSIGSNDLTQLVLGVDRDSDICAELFDESDGAVLDAIGRVVATARKHGITSSLCGQAPSTNPAFAEHLVRMGITSVSVNPDAAAATRHTVAAAERRLLLESARAGG; from the coding sequence ATGTCAACAAGCACCGGTTTGGCCAGCTACGTCGCCGACATCGCGGCGCTGTCCTTGGACAACGCCGAGGAGGCCGGCGGCAAGGGCGCCAACATGGGCGAGCTGGTAGCCGCTGGCCTGCCGGTCCCACCCGGTTTCGTGCTGTTGCGCGACAGCTATCAGGCCTCGATGCGGGCCGGCGGGGTGGACGCGGAACTTGGCGCGCTGCACCGCGAGGCGCTGGACCAGGTGGACAACGGCACCCGCCTAGCCGAGCTGTGCCAGCGGATGCAGAGTCTGGTCACCAAGGCGGGTGTCACCGATGAGGTGCGGGAACGGCTAGTCGCCGCCTACCGCGCGCTCGGATCTAATTGCGTTGTCGCCGTGCGGTCTTCGGCAACCGGTGAAGACGGTAAGGACGCTTCGTTCGCCGGCATGAACAAGACCTTGACGAATGTGACCGGCGAGGAGGCGCTGGTCGATGCCGTCATCCGCTGCTGGGCTTCGCTATTCAGCCCCCGGGTGATCAGCTACCGCGCCAGTCGGGGCTTCCTCGCCGACCCCGCGATGGCGGTCGTCGTTCAGCAGATGGTGGCCTCGGAAAAGTCTGGTGTCGGGTTCACCAGCGACCCCAGCACCGGGGAGCGGGGCCACGTGGTGATCGAGGGCGCCCTGGGGCTCGGCGAGGTAGTGGTGTCCGGCAAGGTGCAGCCGGACACCTACGTCGTCGACAAGGAGACCTTGGAGGTTCTCGACGTCAAGATCGGCCACCAGGACTTCAAGATTGAACGTGGCCCCGACGGCAACGATGCGATCGTGCAATTGGGCGATGCGCAGGCCGACGCGCGTGTCCTGGACGACGACGAGTTGCGCGGCGTCGCGAAGTTGGCCATCGCCACCGAGAAGCATCACGGTTGCCCGCAGGATGTCGAATGGGCGATCGCGGACGGCAAGACCTGGCTGGTGCAGTGCCGGCCCATCACCACACTGGGTGACGAGAATGACCCGAAAACCGGTGTGCTGGTGCGTGGACTGGCCGCGGCGCCCGGCTCCGCATCAGGCAAGGTCCGGGTACTGCGTACCCCACAGGAGGGAAACCGGCTGCTCGACAACGAGATCCTGGTCGCGCCGATGACCAACCCCGACTGGTTGCCGGCCATCCGTCGCGCTGCCGCCCTGGTGACCGAGACCGGCGGCATGACCTGTCACGCCGCCATCGTGGCGCGTGAACTCAGAGTGCCTTGCGTGGTCGGCGCCCGTAAGGCGACTACGGTGCTGCACGACGGCCAGACGGTCACCGTCGACGGCAGCAGCGGTGACGTTAGCGCCGGGGCCGCCGCTACACCTCAGGCGCACGCGGTGAGGGCTGAACAGCCCCCGGTGTCGGTGGCCAGCACCGAAACCACCGGAACGAAGATCTACGTCAACCTGGCCATCCCGGACACCGCCGAAGCCGTTGCCGCCCAGGACGTCGATGGCGTCGGCCTGCTGCGGGCCGAATTCCTGCTGACCCAGGCGCTTTCCGGGCGGCATCCGCGCGATCTGATCGCCCACGGCGAGCAGGCCCAGCTCGTCGATGCAATGGTCGCATCCATTGGCCGCATCGCGGCAGCGTTCGGGCATCGCCCGGTTGTCTACCGCGCCACCGATTTCCGCAGCAATGAGTTTCGCGGGCTGCGCGGCGGCGAGGAATACGAACCGGTGGAACACAATCCGATGATCGGATACCGCGGGTGTTACCGCTACGTCAAGGACCCCGACCTGTTCGCACTGGAGCTCCAGGCGCTGGCACGGGTCCGCGAGCAGCATCCCAACGTGCACCTGATGATCCCGTTCGTGCGGACCAAATGGGAGCTGGAAGCGTGCCTGGCGTTGGTGGACGCCAGCCCGCTGGGTGCGCAACGGGGACTGCACCGGTGGGTGATGGCCGAGGTGCCGTCGGTGACCTTCTGGCTGCCGGAATACATCGGCCTGGGTGTCGACGGGGTTTCCATCGGAAGCAACGACCTGACGCAGTTGGTGCTCGGCGTCGACCGTGACTCGGACATCTGCGCTGAGCTGTTCGACGAATCCGACGGCGCCGTCCTCGACGCCATTGGTCGTGTGGTGGCCACCGCGCGTAAGCACGGCATCACATCGTCGCTGTGCGGTCAGGCACCCTCGACCAACCCCGCGTTTGCCGAGCACCTGGTTCGAATGGGAATCACGTCGGTGTCGGTCAACCCGGACGCGGCCGCGGCGACGCGGCACACAGTTGCTGCCGCCGAGCGCCGGCTACTGCTGGAATCGGCGCGGGCAGGCGGCTGA